The Methylomonas montana genome has a window encoding:
- a CDS encoding IS630 family transposase — MLPVFRGSRELERLINSRTDEIRMIERAKIVTRCLEGKRNDEIAAELNIRAGTVAVWRKRFASEGMKGLRDRQRSGKPPRYPVPELRTRLLRQLEQPPPAGLSTWDGRSLAQMLGVSDDAVWRLLRKEGIQLQRHRSWCVSTDPEFAMKSADIIGLYLNPPCNALVISIDEKPSIQAIERPSGFVHTSSGKIVRGLKSTYKRHGTLNLFAALNVATGAIQSKTTATKKRPDFQEFLDEVVAEVPTSQEVHIILDNYCTHKKNDDWLAAHPNVNFHFTPTSASWLNQVEIWFGIMSRKALHGASFSSIEQLTQAIKDFVAVYNNNANPFVWRKREVKGAQLRNTIVNLCN; from the coding sequence ATTTTGCCGGTATTTCGAGGCTCCCGAGAGTTGGAGCGATTAATCAACAGCCGAACCGATGAGATTCGCATGATAGAGCGAGCAAAGATTGTGACGCGCTGTCTTGAAGGGAAGCGCAATGACGAAATTGCTGCTGAGCTTAATATCAGGGCGGGGACGGTGGCTGTGTGGCGCAAACGGTTTGCATCTGAAGGCATGAAAGGACTTCGTGATCGGCAAAGATCTGGGAAGCCACCACGATACCCCGTACCAGAATTACGTACCCGGCTGCTGAGGCAACTTGAACAGCCGCCACCGGCTGGATTGTCCACATGGGATGGAAGATCGTTGGCGCAAATGCTGGGTGTTTCCGATGATGCCGTCTGGCGACTATTGCGCAAAGAAGGCATCCAACTCCAGCGCCATCGTTCATGGTGCGTCAGTACCGATCCTGAGTTTGCCATGAAATCGGCCGATATAATCGGGCTATATCTTAATCCGCCCTGTAACGCGCTGGTGATTTCCATCGACGAAAAACCGTCAATTCAGGCCATAGAAAGGCCAAGTGGTTTTGTCCATACCAGCAGCGGCAAGATTGTTCGCGGTTTAAAAAGCACCTATAAGCGCCACGGCACCCTCAATCTTTTTGCCGCTTTAAACGTTGCGACCGGCGCTATTCAATCCAAAACAACCGCCACCAAGAAGCGACCAGATTTTCAGGAGTTTCTTGATGAAGTGGTCGCCGAGGTGCCTACCTCTCAAGAGGTCCATATCATTCTTGACAACTATTGTACGCACAAGAAAAACGATGATTGGCTTGCTGCGCATCCCAATGTGAACTTCCATTTCACGCCCACTTCAGCCAGCTGGTTGAATCAAGTGGAAATTTGGTTCGGCATCATGTCGCGCAAAGCCCTGCACGGTGCCAGTTTCAGCAGCATTGAACAGTTGACGCAAGCCATCAAAGATTTTGTTGCGGTCTACAATAACAATGCTAACCCTTTTGTTTGGCGTAAACGCGAAGTCAAAGGTGCTCAGTTAAGAAATACAATCGTTAATTTATGCAATTAA